The Mobula hypostoma chromosome 1, sMobHyp1.1, whole genome shotgun sequence genome includes the window aaagcacttcatcacagtaatgcaggtgctactgggcgatagccATTGtgacaggttaccacgttctggTTAGGCACTGGTAAAATTGAAGCCTGCACGAAGgcggtgggtacctcagactgccaaagcaagaggttaaagatatcagtttGCACTCCAGCCAACTGATTGGCACTGGTTTTTAGTACTCAATCACTATTCCATTTGGGCCAGAtgattttcatgggttcaccctcctgaaggatgctctcatgtcagtcTCAGAcattgaaatcacaggatcatcaggggctgtgggagttcgtgagGGCGcttcatgttttgatggtcaaagtgagcataacagagattgagttcatctgggagtgaaacaaaTATCACCTGCTTCACTTTGCTTCATTTTGTAAGAGGTGCTAgctttcaagccctgccacagctgttgagcatccttcattgattcaggtttggtctggaattgccacttcacaagtgagatggctttccagaggtcgCATCTggacattttgtattttattcaGCCGCCAGACCTGAACACCACGCGATTGCGGATGTCATGGCTTATCCAAGGCTTCCATTTGGGGAAGATGCTGAATGATTTTatgggacacactcatctacaactgttcttTATAAATTCCGTAACAACTATGGCATATTTATTGAGATCTTTTGATGAGCCTCTGAATAATTCCATAGCTTCTTCTTCACCTCCCAAAAACATCTCATTATTATCTTTACCTTTGgagtcttgctctttagcctctgtctgCATGCAGGTAGGAGGAAGGATATGGTCAGATTTCCCATTGGCTTCCTAATTGTAGTATAACCATGGCTGAGTGTTAAATTCCTCTGAGCTACTTCCGCTCACCCTCGGCTAAATCATTTTCTCTTGTTCTAACTAAGTTCAGTGATTGTGCTGAAACTGTAAAACGTAATTTCATATTCACGCTTTAAAGGTACCTTACTTTCAGAGATAGAATAATACACAGGATTCTGGAGTTATGTGGCTCTGTTTTGAAAATAATGGAACTATCCAAAGTCAACTGTATGGCCTTATCCAAGGATCTGTGATCTGACTCACTGGGCTCTTTGCTCAACTCTCAAGCCCACCTGGTACAAAGTCTCATCCAGAACAAGGACCAAGTGAgaacagtaggccaggcagtttGGATCAGCTGTACAAGATTAAATTGCTTTTGGGGCCAAGGATTCAACTGGTACTGGGGCAGATTCTGAAAGCACAGGGATTTGTCCGAGTCTGAGACCAGGGATCAAAATGGGCATAGGAATGGGGATCGaactgggggaggggaaagagtctcACGGACAATCGCCTGGCAGGTCTGATCTTCTGGGTTATCTAGATGCATGTTTATATCCAGCTTTAGATCAAGTGTACCTTTCTTGTGGGCAAAGGTTTACAATTAAAACAACAGTACAGAAACACTTCTGTTCTGTATAATATTGAGTCAACATGCTGATGGGAACAAATCCCCCTTACTGTAATTTCAAAGAGCTGGTCCAGAACAAACGGACTACCTGAACTGAGCACCTTTTATTTTGTTAATTGttccatagaacatagtacatagaaatctacagcacatcacaAGCCCTTatgcctacaatgttgtgccaaccatgtaatctactctagatgttgcctagaatttccctagtacatagccctttacttttctaagctccatgtacctatctaggagtttcttaaaagaccctattgtatctgcctccaccaccgtcactggcagtgcattacatgcacccaccactctgcgtgaaaaacttacccctgacatcccctcagtacctacttccaagcattaggaagcttaaaattatgcttcctcctgttatccatttcagccttgagaaaaagcctctagctatctATAGGCTCAATGccgctcatcatcttatacacctctataaggtcacctctcatcctctattgctctgaggagaaaaggccaagttcattcaacctattctcataaggcaagctctccaatccaggcaacatctttgaaaatctcctctgcactctctctatagtatccacatccttcctgtagtgaggtgaccagaaatgaacacagtgctccaggtggtgcctgaccaggatcctatatagctgtaacattacctcatggcacttggaactcaatcccatggttgatgaaggccagcacttcatatgccttcttaacaactctgccaacctgcacagcagctttgtgtgtcttatgaacacggaccccaagatctctttgatcctccacactgcccatgagtcttaccattaataatacatactgtcttcaaatttgacctaccaaaatgaaccacttcaaacttatttgggttgaactccatctgccacttctcagcccggttctgcatcctatcaatgttccgctgtaacctctgacaaccctccagactatccacaacaccaacctttgtgtcatcaacaaacttactaaactacccttctatttcttcattcaggacatttatcaaaatcacaaagaggagcggtccagaacagatccttgaggcacaaccctggtcactgacctccatgcacaatacaaaccatctacaaccaccctttgccttgtgtgggcaagccaattctagatctacaaagcaaagtctccttggatcccatgcctccttactttctaaatgagcctcgcatggggaaccttatcaaatgccttactgaaatctatactATTCTAATATCTATTAATATTCTCAACTCCATTGGCTGACCATAGACCatctttttccctctttttctattccccactctggcttcttagaTCTTCTTAGATCTTCTCctcaatcacctccctctgctgcccctccttctctttcccccataatccactctcctctcctaccagattccttgttctccagctctttacctttcccacccatctggcttcacctatcaccttctagctggtcctCATTTTCCTCCAACCTCCTTTTAATCCTGGCAtcttcccattcctttccagtcctgaagaagggccttgagctgaaacatctactgtttattcatttctatagatgctgcctgacctgctcagttcctcctgcattttgtgtgtgttactctggaattgCAGCatgtacagaatctcttgtgtttatgatttactgtTACCGTGAGCTTTTTATTTCTCATTGTCTGCAGCCTAAATATTAACAAAGCTCAGTTGGGCCGAAATGTTTGTTGCAAGCTATGAGTCTTTTCAATATAGTATATATTGGCTGGCTGATGGCGCAATGGTGTCAGTGCCgaacttcggagcaaaggctcctgagTTAAAGTTCAAGTCGGGCCAGCCCCCAGGCACACTTTCCATTTGTGCCGGGTTGAgagtcgagctagccactcggcctcataaaaaaaacaagagtcgagtcaggaacattcatattgtgacccggttaatccaaaaggagaccaatcctgacaccacgcgccagacaagaatggccgactgtctggtgcgacacgctaggaAGGAAGGAATATGGTATAACACAGAAGCACATTGCAAAAAAACATTTGCATGAACAACTGCGTTTCAGTTCTTCATTTCATATCAGGTGAAGTTATGGATCCCTTCTACAATACAGCATGAAGTTCAAGTGCTTCCCTCAAAGTGGATCGTTACTGAACAGACATTATATATTGTACGCACACAGACATCTTGTTTACGCAGAAGACATGTAAGTACACAAGATAAAATTGCAGATCCTCTAAACTGCAGTGTATTGCCTAAGAAGTCAGAAAAATCAATTTTCACATTCATATATACGTACATACGGCATGGAAACAGACTATCTCTGCTCATGTCTGCCAGCAATTATCCTTCTCTACTAATCCAATTTTCTAGCAATTGGCTCATGGCTTCCTCTAGCTTTGGATTTCAGGTGCTCAGCTAACtacttcttaaatgttgacaACTACCTCTGTTGATGATGAAAATATAATAATAACTGTCGCAGAGCACACCCTCTCTAACGGCTCACGCATATTTTTGTTTAACTTGTGCACAAGGAAAACAGCACCCACACTGAACAGAAgactatttttatacagaattggcagTGTCCAGGGCCGGGGTCATACAGCGAGGAACGACcagatgtttggacaatttaaacactgggccagatggattgaaaaggtagAGTGTCAGGACTTGCGCGCTGTTCCACTATTTTCACTCCACTGAAGCTGAGGCAGAGGCTGCTCCGGGCTTCaagtctgaggactcactttcgttctaaatgctatttgcttacttctaaTGTTTTTTATTcccctctgcacattgggtgttcataTTTAAAAACAAACAATGGGTTCTGTCAGGTTTCTTTGCTTTGAAAGGAAATGAATATCAGTTGCATAATGTaagcacactttgataataaacgtactttgaactttgatgccttCAGAGATCCTTGGACACACCTCATTGTTCTTCAgtgctgtcctgatgaagggtctcaggctgaaacattgactgtttactcttttccattgatgctgcctgggctgctgagatcctccagccttttgtacgcattgcttggatttccaacatctgcagattttcttctttgTGAATGGGCGAGGTGTTGcactcaaccccccccccccaacaaaggTTTTTTGGTTCCTCTACATGGACAAGATGCACAGTGCCACCCCaaatgctcctcctcctcctcctcccatgaGCAGGTACAGACCAGAGATTACCAGGGATCAGTAGGACAGGTTATTTCAGAGAGATTTTGAGCACATCCTTAAATAATTTATTCTATGTCGCTGAAACCAATTCCATAACAGAATTAAAATAGTATGTTTAAACTGGTGTTTTATGCTACTTCCACAGCTGAGACAGGAACATAGAAACTAAGAAGCAAGATTATACTTGCATACCTTCAACAAACTGAAATAAATGCTCCAAAACAAAACCATGAAAAATTCAGTCTCACAAAGTAACTACTCAAATTGAAGAAACTAGTTAAGAAAAGGgcacattttaaaaatacatttacaaAACAAAATTAACAATACCAAAAACTAGAACACTTGTGGAAACATATATATCACCTGATGGCTCGAAGAGACTATACAGGTATAACCCATCACTAAACCAAGAAACCATCAGTATTTGactattttaatgcaagcagTCAATTTACCACGTtttgagaagggaaaaaaaagtaaatcaaatcaTCCCGCCACTACAGTCCTGCATATTCAGTTGCAAATGGTAGAGAACAACCAAAGACGACCAGTCCAGGGATGTTGTCATTGATAACAGTAAAGCCAAATGTACAAATACCGGAGATTTGCAAATGTCAGCTTGGCTGTCCTTGGTGATCCTCTCCGTCAGAAGCCTGCCTTCAGCCAATTCAATTTGAAACATGTTCATAAGGAAATAACCTAGTTCAGGATACAACAAAAAAAAGGGAAAGTGGCAACATAAAAACACTGACACAGTATTGAAGACTCTAAAATAACTTCTAGCCAAACTGTTATTGTTACAGCACTAGCATCAACTTGACAACATGCAAAACTGTCTAGGCAAGCCCTGTGCAAAAATACAGGATAAATATTACACAATTCTCCCCATTCTTAATTATTAGtgaagaaagatgttgttaatgGCAGGTATTGTTAACAATGCCATTCAGTATTGATACCCAAAAAACTGTTCCCCCAATACTCAGTTTGGGTTTCACCAAGACTACTCCACACAGCAGACTGGCTCCCATCAAGGCAACATTTCCAAGTGTGCCATGAAGCCCAATAAAATTAACATCAAaagatgaaacaacattcctattGGGTGGAATGTAATCCTATACAAAAGAAGATATTATAAAGTATTCCTATCAGCTTCTCCCTCAAAAGAGAACAGAGTTGCACCATATTCAATTGCAGATGCAAATAAAGAAATGGCTTTCGCAGATTGCCACTTATTCCATAAAAGGCAACAATCTTTCAGCAAGAGGAAAAAAAACCATGGTTACAGGCATAACCAAGCTGTAATTAGCAACTACACCTTGCAGAGACTTTACACAACAGGACATTTGATGTAACACTGAAATCAACGTTTAAAATAAAACTGGTTTGGTAGGAAAACCCaaacaaggctgcaggaccagagggtgtcagtaccagggtgctcaaagcctgtgcccctcagctatgtggagtacttcgccatgtcttcaacctaaGCCTGAAGCTCCAgggggttcctgtgctgtggaagacgtcctgcctcgtccttgtgccaaagacgccgcaccccagcggcctcaatgactacagaccggtggcattgacctcccatatcatgaagaccctggagagatttgttctggcgctgctccggcctatggtcaggccacacttagatcccttccagttcgcctaccagccctgactaggagttgaggatgccatcgtctacctgctgaaccatgtctatgcccacctggacaagccagcgagcactgtgagggtcatgttttttgacttctccagtgcgttcaacactatccgccctgctctgctgggggagaagctgacagcgatgcaggtggatgctttcctggtatcatggattcttaattacctgactggcagaccatagtatgtgtgcttgcaacactgtgtgtccaacaaagtgatcaacagcactggggctccacgggggactgtcttgtctccctttctcttcaccatttacacctcggacttcaactactgcacaaagtcttgtcatcttcagaagtttccagatgactctgccatagttggatgcatcagcaagggagatgaggttgagtacagggctaccgtaggaaactttgtcacatggtgtaagcagaattatctgcagcttaacgtgaaaaagactaaggagctggtggtagacctgaggagagctaaggtaccggtgacccgtttccatccagggggtcagtgtggacatggtgaaggattacaaatacctggggatatgaattgacaataaactgaactggtcaaagaacactgaggctgtctacaagaagggttagagccatctttatttcctgaggagactgaggtcctttaacatctgccagacgatgctgaggatgttctacgagtctgtggtggccagtgcgatcatgtttgttgttgtgtgctggggcagcaggctgagggtagcagacaccaacagaatcaacaaactcattcgtaaggccagtgatgttgtggggatggaactggactctctgacggtggtgtctgaaaagaggatgctatctaagttgcatgccatcttagtcaatgtttcccatctactacataatgtactgggtgggcacaggagtacattcagccagactcattcctccgagatgcagcacagtgcgtcataggaagtcattcctgcctgtggccatcaaactttacaactcctcccatgaggggttagacaccctgagccaacaggccggtcctagacttatttcataattcactgattactatttaactatttatgattctattactatttattattgatggtgcaactgtaatgaaaaccaatttccccctggctcaataaagtatgactatgactaaaatgtGTTACACTTTAGAATTGGGCAGAACTagcataattttaatgttttattaaaaTAGTTTTGTTTCCCATCCTAAGCATTGAATATTGAAGCCAACAGCAACATTAAGGGACATCACACTAATCTTGCTTTGTTCATAAATTTTATTAAAGCTGcataaatgtgttttttttcaccATTTGTACACAGGACCATTCTTTTTGTACATCAGCTCTATTGTTTATTAACTTGCATAATACTGAAAAATTGCAAGGGTTGCCATAACTTTGGAAATCAGAATTTCAGGCAGGCAAATGTTGTAACAGTGAGCAATGTACAATTTGTATTTGTAAACATACATGGCAATTGAACAATTAAGAGGCTAAGTAATGCTTGACATCTTAATTGCCCAGTATTGAGCAAAATGCTTAATCATATGTACCTGGGAACACCTTGCATAGCCTTGAGAAATTACACATTTCTTTTTTCCTAGAGTTAAAACCCTTCATATTACTATGATTATATCCAAAATTAAGGTTATTTTCTATGAAGAACATTACAAGATAATTTCTAATTAGCATAAAGGTCATGGAACCATGTTTGATCATACCATTTCAGATTCTAAATGTTTAATGCCTCCATAATGAAAGTATATCAAGGAATGTACTCAATTATATTTGTTTTCAAAATCATATAAAATCTTAGTATAATCCATGaagtttacttttttaaaaaacagttcaAGGCTACAAAATGTAACCAAAAAATGCCATGAAAAAGAACAGTCCTAGTTATACAAAATACTGAGGGGAAACTCCAGTAGAAAAGCAGCAAGTGTGGATCACTGAAAAAGAGCCAATCTAATCCTTGTTCCAGATCAACAATTCCCCTTCTGATAGGTTCTTGTGCACACCACATCTCCCATCGTACAAGTCTGATTGAAAAAGGACATAGGAATCAGTTATATGTACAGAACATGGTGATTCACTACAGGACTAAATGACTAAGTGTATATATTGCTTGACTCACCATACTAATGCAATTACTGGCATTCACTTTCACACTAAACATTAAAAAGGTCAAACACCACCAACAAAAACCTTTACCCCAAAAAAGTCTGAACTAGGCAATGCTGAGCACAAGTCCTTACCAATATTAGTTTATCATCAATCAGTTCTCTAACCAGGGTTGTTTCTTTTCCATCCCATCGTTGTGTTTGGATCATTTTGCCATTATCCAATACCACTGTAGTCTGTTGGGGATGCAAACAGAGGAacatttagaccacaagacatctGTAGGAGAAGAATTaacccattcagcccattgagtctgcaccactaCTCCATCATAGtcaatttattatctctctcaatcccattttcttgCCCTCTCTCCAAATCCTCtgacacactgactaatcaaaaactcaaaatactggaggaccgAAGAACTTATCAGgaacatcaacctccacttttaaATACACtcgatgatttggcctccatggaATCTTCGGCAatttattccacagattcaccaaattTCTCATCTGGTCTAAAGGGAAGAACATCTgctccaaggctgtgccctcttgtcctagatccACCCACAATAGAAAACAACCTCTgcactatctaggtctttcaatgagattccctccttaTTCTTTTGAGCTCCAGTGAGTGCatgcccagagccaccaaatctccccaaatgttaaccccttcatttcccaAACCATTCTCATAATCATCATCTGGACAAGAATGCCAGCAcactttttcttagataagggcccaaaactactcaatgCTCAAAGTACAGTCTGATCAATGTCTTATAATGCTTCAGGATTACTTCCCACTCTTATGTTATGGTacttaaatgaatgctaacattgcatttacattcCTTCCCACCCACTCAACCTACAAGCTAACTTGCAGGGACTCCTGCATGAGGgctcgcaagtccctttgcatctctgatttttgaatagtttatactttattctttctactaaagtggatgaccatacacCTGCTTACTTAACATTCTATCTGCCACACAATTAACCATCCTCCTAATCCGTTTTAAATCCTACAGATTCCctgcttcaacactacctgccactccacctcaTTTTCATATCAAATGCAAACGTATTTACAAAGGCAGCTATTCCTTCACCCAAATCACTGATAAATAACGTaaaaagctgtcccaacaccaatctctgtggaacaccaccaatcacagccagccaaacagaaaaggcccgatttattcccactctttgcctcctgccaatcttccattcatgccagtatctttcctgtaatactatgggctcttattaAGCAGAtttatgtgtggcacctcgtcaaaggccaagtaaacaacattcattgACGGCCCTTTGTCTGGATTAGTATCTGCACCTTGAGAAGTCGACACTTAGCAAATTACAGTAGAACGCACAGCAAGCTTAATTGTTGATGCACCTTGGTTTTCCTACTGTCAGCTGTGGTCTCATCAAATTCCTCCCCGAATTTGAAATGAATCTTTGTGCTTTTCATCGTGCTGTCGGTTGCAATGGTGATTGTATCGCCGTCCTTGGTAATTGTAGTCGTGGGTTTAGCCATTTTAGCCAAGTTCCTTAGTGCCATTCCCACTCCTGAAAGGCAAACGGTATAGGACTCTTAAATGTTACTGACACTGGCCACATCGCTTGTCCCACATGCAAAGGGGAACCGTTTTGCAGCGATGCTGCTACCACTTCAGTGAACTGTCAACCGGGTTTCTGCGAATTCACCAATTACAATTTAAAACAAGGAGGGGTTTTGAAATGGATTCATACATTTGAACTCGGATCCTTCACCTTTAAATGAAGAAAACAAAGTCTTTATGCAATTCCTGCCGCTTTACAAACGAGAGCAAGATGGTGGGATTTCATAGTATACTACTATAATTTCATCTTTAGGACCCGCTGCagttacatttaaaaaaaagctccGCTTGAACCACAGAAGGGGAAGAGCAGTGTGGCTGCATACATTACATGGGGGAGGGGAGCACAAATTAATGTACACAAGAGGAGCAGAATCCTCACCTATTTGAACCATGTAGGCGTCAAAATTTTCCGTTTTGACTAAGACCCATTTTCCTAGAAATGCGTCAACCATTTCTGCGGTACTGCTGCGTTCGGACCCTCAACGCCCCACCGTAAAATGACTCTGCAGCCGCTGTAAAGCGTTCTGCAGCCTTTAAACCGAGAACCACGTGCAAAATCACTCAAACCAATCCTGAGTGGGAACGTCAGGCATTAAGAGGCAGGCAAGGCTAAAACAAATAGTGAAAATGCACATATTAATTCAGAATTAATCAATATGCGCAGACAAGCAGAGTCTAAAAAAATATCTGGAATACGACAACGTACAGATCGGTTAGTGACATTTGTGCTTAAAGTGACCTTTCCAGAACATGGATCAGTAAGGTGGACTTTCAGAGGAATAGCTACAGGGATGGCGAATGCACGCTCTCATTCAGCACAGCACTAACTGAGGAAATCGAGAACAAAATTCTCAAatgagcttttttttttaatatatatatattcccaAGGCTGCCACTTGTATCTACACTCGCTATTCAGCGCCGATGAAGAGAAACTGCGAGTTCATGGCACATACAGTTAAAAGCAAAACAATGTGGTTCATTTGCGTGGAAGTAAAACAAAATCTACAGTAAAGGTTCTGAACTTTATTTGTCTGATCCTGCGATCACTCTTTATATCAGTATTCAGTGCAATAATTATAAAAAACTTTTTCTTAGATATCTAATTAATAGTGTAAATTTATGCACTTTGTGAAAGCTGCGTATGTGCCGCGagtaaactccactttaaatttaaACATCCCACCTTTCATTTCCAGTAGTTCAGTCTCCTAAAAGATACTTATGACATTATTTGGAAACAAGTAGTAAAAATGATGGTGCAACTAGTAGGATTTGCCTACTTACCCATATTATGGCGTTTTCTAATTTTAGGCGGGTCTTACAACTTTTACTTTGATAGGGAGCATATGGGAAGTGGGGAATCTGTGTCAAGGCAGTTATTTTGTTTAACTTAATGTTTCCAAAACAATAttcgcagatgctggaagtctcaTGGAAAAATGATGGAAATCATTCGGAGGTTAGACTTCACACAAAAGTTGACCTTTCTGGAATCACCCATCTGAAACATTTAACTCCATAAATACAGCAGATTAAGcagcgtctcaaagttcaaagtaaatttattatcaaagtacatatgtgtcaccatatactgtttaactctgagattcatttttgtgggcattcacagtgaatacaagaagcacaatcagatcaatgaaagaccgccccccACAGGACGTACAAACAATGTATAAAAGACAACGaattgcaaatgcaaaaagaaaaatatattaataaataaacacacatcaaagttgctggtgaacgcagcaggccaggcagcgtctctaggaagaggtgtagtcgacgtttcaggccgagacccttcgtctagtcctgacgaaaggtctccgtctgaaacatcgactgcacctcttcctagagatgctgcctggcctgctgcgttcaccagcaactttgatgtgtgttgcttgaatttccagcatctgcagaattcctgttgtttgcgttaataaataagcaaaacattttgagaacatgagatgaagtgtcctggaaagtgagtccataggttgtgggaacagttcagagatacaagaatgaagttatcccctctggttcaagagcctgatagttgagggatacTAATTGCTCCTGAATCTGATGgcatggatcctgaggctcctgtaccttcttcctgacggcagcagcgaaaagagagcatggcctgggtggtggggtccttgatgatggattctgcctttttGTGCCAGCGACATTGCTCCATACAGATGTGCTCAATCTGTtaagagagaaacaaagttaacattttaaGGCAATGACCTATTAGTAACCTGAAGCTTTTTAACGTCTTGTTCCATAGATGCAACTTAGTTCATTAAATTAAACATTCTTATATATTCGTGACCTTTAGAAAAGTTCTGTTTTGATGaacaacagtggcatgcaaaagtttgggcacccctggtcaaaacttctgttacagtgaatagctaagcaagtaaaagatgaactgatttccaaaaggcataaagttaaagatgacacatttctttaatatttaaagcaagaaatttttttaaattccatcttttacagtttcaaaataacaagaaagtgaaagggcctgaagcaaaagtttgggcaccctgcatgatcagtacttagtaacacctcctttgacaggtatcacagcttgtaaac containing:
- the LOC134353776 gene encoding fatty acid-binding protein, liver-like — encoded protein: MVDAFLGKWVLVKTENFDAYMVQIGVGMALRNLAKMAKPTTTITKDGDTITIATDSTMKSTKIHFKFGEEFDETTADSRKTKTTVVLDNGKMIQTQRWDGKETTLVRELIDDKLILTCTMGDVVCTRTYQKGNC